The proteins below come from a single Mercenaria mercenaria strain notata chromosome 3, MADL_Memer_1, whole genome shotgun sequence genomic window:
- the LOC123525301 gene encoding cysteinyl leukotriene receptor 1-like gives MDNFTSAINTTASILNETTSRGPTPLPATPPPLGYYGETREMLWKVISPIIMVWGTVGNILIFIVLLRQKNKISSTALYLMALAVSDTIVLYTGPLRQWMKQTWNYDIRWQTDAGCKFQVYLTYASLHCSSWLLVAVTLERAVSVVFPHKVRIVSTKRTAMIAIFAIFMFTYGLNIFHLVIMGLKGYRTLQPCAPKTKEYLEFRDDIYVWIDFCVAFAAPFILLLIGNISIIVYLQKSRAKQKTMAAARGQTGASSARDTRSVSVLMVALCVIFCLTVTPASLFNAILPYKAEEINELFKTDPYKAWDDYQFLSFQHAIVNLVSYTNASFNFILYVFSGSKFRKELKAMVGCQEAGTSGVFGSKSKSPSNGKTTTTSVSATKESQYQYVAKSQPTDTTSVSAIKQSQYQSTDTKSKNDNVVHTENSAINHFDSVVENDGQAID, from the coding sequence atggataattTCACTTCTGCAATAAACACGACGGCCTCTATTTTGAATGAAACGACGTCACGTGGACCAACACCATTACCAGCGACACCTCCGCCATTAGGTTACTATGGTGAAACAAGAGAAATGCTTTGGAAGGTGATCTCACCAATTATCATGGTCTGGGGTACAGTTGGAAACATTTTGATATTCATTGTGCTTCTGCGACAAAAGAATAAAATATCGTCGACAGCCTTGTATCTGATGGCTCTAGCTGTTTCGGACACGATCGTCCTGTACACTGGACCATTACGCCAATGGATGAAACAGACCTGGAATTATGATATCAGGTGGCAAACAGACGCCGGCTGTAAATTTCAAGTTTACCTTACGTATGCTAGTTTGCATTGTTCCTCGTGGCTGCTAGTCGCGGTAACCCTAGAACGCGCAGTGAGCGTTGTTTTCCCTCACAAGGTAAGAATTGTGAGTACGAAGAGAACAGCAATGATTGCAATTTTCGCAATATTTATGTTTACCTACGGCTTGAATATTTTCCATCTTGTTATAATGGGACTTAAGGGTTACCGGACACTCCAACCGTGTGCGCCTAAAACGAAAGAGTATCTGGAATTTCGGGACGACATTTATGTATGGATCGACTTTTGCGTGGCATTTGCTGCACCGTTCATTCTCTTGCTCATTGGAAACATTTCTATAATTGTTTACTTGCAAAAATCAAGAGCTAAACAAAAAACAATGGCCGCCGCACGTGGACAAACTGGCGCGTCTTCTGCACGTGATACAAGATCTGTGTCAGTACTTATGGTTGCTCTCTGTGTGATTTTCTGCCTTACCGTGACCCCGGCAAGTTTATTCAATGCCATATTGCCTTACAAAGCCGAAGAAATAaatgaactttttaaaactgATCCTTACAAAGCATGGGATGACTACCAGTTTCTTTCGTTTCAGCACGCGATTGTTAATCTTGTAAGCTACACCAATGCGTCATTTAATTTCATTCTGTACGTCTTCAGCGGAAGCAAATTCCGCAAGGAACTCAAGGCAATGGTTGGCTGCCAGGAGGCAGGTACCTCTGGAGTTTTCGGCTCTAAATCAAAATCTCCAAGTAATGGtaagacaacaacaacatcaGTTAGCGCCACCAAAGAATCGCAATATCAGTATGTCGCTAAGTCACAACCTACAGACACCACATCGGTTAGCGCCATTAAACAATCGCAATATCAATCTACTGACACTAAATCCAAAAATGACAACGTTGTTCACACGGAAAACAGCGCTATAAACCACTTTGATTCTGTTGTTGAAAATGATGGACAAGCTATAGATTAA